DNA sequence from the Peteryoungia desertarenae genome:
GACATAGACCACGAGACTGCCATGCTCGCCCTTACGCACATGCCCGCCCAGTTCCCGTGCCTGCTTGAAGGTCATAAAGATGGGCGCGACATAACCCCGCGCGACGGATTCGCCCCAGAGCATCAGGACATTGACGCCGCGATACGGCACGCCATTCGCCCGCAAGGGCCGCGTGATGCGCCCGGCTGCGTGCTCGACATTCCAAGGCCGGTGCCATGGCCTGACACCTGCCTCAAGGGCAGAAATGATAGAAGAGGTTACACGTTCATAAACATCAGGTTTCATTGCCTTTTCTCCAGTTGATAGTGGGTTGCGCATGCAACCGACTAGCCACGCGGCAATAAGCGGGGGTTGGCCGTCACAGGCCGGAAACCGCTGGGATGGTGCGGGCCGGAAGCCGAACGAAGAGAGGCGAACTACACGGCCCGGCGGTTTCCACCCGGAGCAACAGCGCAGGGTTCAGCCTTGACGGTCTGGGGGCGGCACGCCCCAATGAAACGAGGGGACGCAGTCCCCAAACAAGAAGAGAAAGAGGTCAGCCGAAGGTTGTCAGTGATGATGCGCGAGGGATGGAAGCCGGATGGTGGAGACGGCGGATCGATGGCTCCGTTCACGGCAGCCCGGTCGCGAAGCGGCGCGCCGAAATGGTCTTACGATCTTCTGCGCTCGGAATCCCGGATAAGCATTGCCAACTGATCGACCACGTCGGGGCCGCTAAGGGGCCTAGGAGGAATCTGGTCCGGGAAAATCGTGGAAGGCCGGATTCCGTTATAAGAGAGCGTACCCAGTCCGGCTTGAATAACCTCATCGAGAAACGCACGGTCCGGATCGTTCGCTGATGACCCGAAATGCTTCACGCAAAGCCCCGCCAGCACATCGCAGAATTGAATCGCAAAGTGATCCTTTGAGTCTGCCGCCTCCGTCGAAACGACCCGGAGAGGAAACGGTGTTTCCGAACCGTCGCCGCCACGATGTATCTGCTCCGGCACATTTGGACTGGTGATATTCTTCCACATGCGCCTTTGGCGCAGAAAGGTGGAGGAGGCGTCGTGAACGACCGCGAAATCCTCGGAATGGCGCTGCCGCCAATGGGAGATTATAGCGACCATGGATGTCGTATGCAGCTCGTTGCTACTTTTGAAGGTTTCAAGGTCGGTGAAATGCTCGAAGGCTTCCGCGCCATCGGCCATCTGCCCGATGAATATCTGAACCGGTTCTTCCAGGCTTTGTGCGATGAGGCGAAGCTGGCTCTGAAGCACGGCAAGTGTTTGCGGCGTAGGGTTCCGGCTGAAATCCTGATAGATGGTCAGCAGCCGGTCGAGTAGTTCCGGCGGAGCGAATTCGGTGAGTCCGTAATGGATGTAATTGCAGTATTTCCAGCAAAAGCCATCGGCGTAGAAATCGTATCCGCCATTTGTGACGAGGGGTTCGATCAGAAAATCCACGATCTTCGTCAGCACGCCAAACCGCTTGTCGATCATGTAAGTGAAGGCTGTGTCGGCGAATGGTTCGAGGTGCCGAGCAAAGGTCAGCAATCCGGACCGAGCGTTGGTGCGCCAGATGTTCGAGAACTTGAACTCCACGCCACGATAAGAGGGAAACGACTCCCGCAGGATCGCTTCCGCCGCATCGTTGCTGATGTCAGCGCTTGAAATCGCGAACACGGGTTGCGCGGAGTCGAGCAGATTATAGCCGGTGTAACCCGACTCATCGAAGTAGAGCGTACGCACGGTCATTATTTATCGCCTTGATCAGACAGCGCATAACTCGTGCTGCGCCCGCCGCCTGGTTCCTTGAACAGGATCCCGCGCTGCACCAGATCGTTAATGTCTCGCAACGCGGTATCAGGCGAGCATTTCTCGATCTTTGCCCATTTTCCGGAGGTCAACTTGCCGCTGAATCCGTCCATGAGACGCATGAGCATATCCCGCTGCCGCTCGTTGAACCCTTCGCCCACGTGTCTTTCCCAGAACTGCGCCTTCGTCAGAACCTTTGAAAGTGTTTCCTCGGCGTGATCGAATGCCCGGTCCAGACAATCCAGAAACCATGCCAGCCAAGGTGTGATGTCCAGCACGCCTTTCTGCGTGGATTCGAGGATGTCGTAGTAGGATTTACGCTCAATCCTGATCTGCGCTGACATACTGTAGAAACGCTGCGCGCTACCTTCGGATCGTGCTAGCATCAGATCAGCAATCGCGCGCGCGATGCGGCCATTGCCATCGTCAAACGGGTGGATCGTGACAAACCACAAATGCGCGACGGCGGCCTTGAGCACCAGGTCCATTTTCGGTCCGGATTCGAACCAGTCGAAAAAATCCGCCATCTCTTTTTCGAGGCAGTCCGCTTTCGGGGCCTGATAGTGAACCTTCTCGCGCCCATAGGCGCCCGAGACCACCTGCATACGTCCATGCGCATCGTCGCGCCACGCCGCGACGCTGATCCGGCCCATGCCGGAGCGCCCCGTCGGAAACAGGGAGGCGTGCCAGTCAAACAGGCGCTCGCGGGTGAGTGGCTGCTCAAAACGCTGCGTCGCATCGAGCATCATTTCAACGACGCCCTCGACATCGCGATCTGCCGGGATCAATCCGGCAATGTCCATCCCAAGTCGCCGGGCAATGGAGGAGCGTACCTGCTCAACATCGAGAACTTCCCCCTCGATGTCACTCGACTGGACTACATCCTGCGTGAGTGTCTGCAACACCGCCTCGCTGCGCAGGGCAAAGCCCAAAGCTTCCATGCGTCCGATCAGCCGTCCCTGACGATGCCGCACGCTCGCCAGCCGGGCCGACACAGCTTTTTCGTCCCAGGAAAACGCAGGCCATTCGGGTAGGTCATGGATATAAGTCACAGGCATATTCACCGCACTCCTTGCGGTTATTATGCCGGAGTTTCCCCGCATAATGCAAGATTATTCGCCGCATATTATGCATGGAATAGGCGCTCTATTCGCCGCATCGCTGATCGGCCTGCTAGCGTATGAGGAAAAACAACGCGCTGACCCACAACAGGCAGATCAGCGCGACGATGATACCTACACGGGGGCCTGAGACTGCTACCCTTACTCGCCTCAAGAATCATTCAGACCAAGCCCTCCTGGGTCACCTGATTTTCGACCCCTTGCCACACCTTGTGACCACTTCCCACGGTTTCTAAATTCACTCTGTTCAACCAAAACGGAGTAAGACCAAATGCATTACCAGGAGCGACCCATCAAGGCCTACATGGAGGCAAATCGCCTCTTAATGCTGGAGCGTCGAGAGATACCCGCCTCCGTTATCAATACGCTTCTAGGAGCGATGCTCTGGGGTTACCCGAAACACGCTGAGCCCTTCACCCTAGGCGAACTTGGCGAGCGCATTGGGCTCCCACGGACAACGGTCTCTCGCCATCTCCGCTACCTGGGGGACTTCGAGCGCTACGGCGTGAAGGGATGCGGGTGGGTGAAGGTATCCGACTACGAAGGGGACCGCCGTCAAAAGGTGGTCTCGATGACCCACAAGGGACAAAACCTAGCGCTGAGTCTGATGGATACCCTGATCGGAAGGTGATCCTGGGACAAAAATTGGGTCACAAGTCTGGGTCACAAGTCTGGGTCACAACAAAAAAAGTTGCGTCCGCATGTCCCTGAATTTACTGCGATAATTAGGACCAATGCCCGACCTGAGAGATAGGTGACGTTTTGTACCGGAGACATGGGTAACACTTTTCGCTTTTGGCGGGAGGTGTTGATGCCGTCGAGAGAGACTTCGGTTATGGAAGAACGTCTTCGCTTTGTCGCCCGATTACTGGAGGGTGAAGGAATGAGCGAGGTGTGCCGGGATTTCGGCATATCGCGCAAGACCGGCTACAAGATATTCAATCGCTACAAGGACGATGGGCTTGAAGCTCTGACGGACCGATCCCGGCGTCCGGTGCGCTACGCCAACCAACTCCCCGATCCTGTCGAGGCCATGATCGTGCGCCTCAAAAAGGAGAAGCCGCACTGGGGCGCACGCAAAATCCGTGAACTGCTGGTGAAGAAACTCGCCGGTGACGTCCGTATTCCGGCCAACAGCACCGTGCATGCGGTGCTCGACCGCCATGGCCTTGTGCGCCAGGCCCGCAAGAGGAACCGGGCAAACAAGGCCATGGGCACCATGCTGTCTGAGGCTGTCAATGCAAACGATCTGTGGTGCGCCGACTTCAAGGGCGAGTTCAAGCTCGGGAATGGTCGTTATTGTTACCCTCTGACCGTAACCGATCAGGCATCACGCTATCTATTGGCTTGCGAAGCCTTCGAATCGACACGCGAACAGGCCGTGATCGAAGCCTTTCGCCGCCTGTTTGCCGAACATGGCCTGCCTCAGGCGATACGCTCGGACAACGTCCTAGCTTGGGAACAAGACGCGGTTCAGGGCGTCAGGTCACGGGGCATCCGAGCGACCGGATACCCTTAAAATAGTTGCCCAGGCGGGCTCCGCCGTCAAGATGTGGTCTCTTCCATAGCAAATACAGGGTCGGTCTTGTTGCCGCCCTCACCGTCCTTAAGACGAGATCCAAAATCCCAAGCGGAAGGCCCGAACATTATCTACGAGGTCGGGAACCTGCCTCCACGGCTCTCCAGAGAGGGGTCCTTCCGCCTGGGCTCGTCCCCTCAAAGAAGGGACGATAGGATTCGCCGGACTTGATCACGGCGTGAATGGTGCGGGCCATCTTTGCCGCGATGGCGGTGTAAGCCTTGCGGCGCAGATCCGGGTTGTGGCGATCTTGGGCGATGTAGCGCTCGAATTTGTCGCGGAAGCCGTTGGCCTTATGCAAAACCGCCGTTTGCGCTGCCAGCCATAAAGTGCGGCGCAAGCGGGCATTGCCATATTTGGAGATCTTGCTTCGACCGCGGAACATGCCGGACTGGACGGTGGCCAGGTCCATGCCGCAGAACTTCAGAAACTGACGGTGGTGACGGAACCGGCGCAGATCGCCCGTTTCGGCCAGCACGGTGAGGGCATTGATCGGCCCGATGCCAGGAATGGTGCATAGCAACTGATAATCGGGCCGATCAGCGAGCAGTTCGACGGCACGATCTTCGATGGCATTCCGTTGGCGGATCAAACTCCTCCCCTCGGCCAGCATCATGCGGAACATGCGGATGGCGTCGGACTCTGGTGACACAGGCAATCCAGTCGATGCCTTCGCTGTCTCGTAAACATCTGATAACATGCGCGTCTTCTCCACTTTGCGTCCAACGACATCCCAAGCAGCCTTGATGAACTGTTCCTTGGACATCGCGCTGATCATGTGCGGAGAGGGGAACATCTCGAGAAACGCCAAGAACCAATCGCTGCGAGAGCTCCGGTGGAACCGTTCGGCTTCGGGAAAGTAAAGTGGCAGGTAGTGGGTCAGGATCCGATGCCACAGTTCGGTCTTTGCCCGGGAAACGGCATCATGGGTCTTGGACAGTTCCTGAATATCATTGGTGCCGGCCACCATCGGGTCTTGGAATATCTGCACTGCCCCGATCTGCAGCATGTGCAAGATGACCTGTGCATCCTTGGGGTCGTTCTTGTCCCAGCTATTGTGCAGCGCCTCCCGGGTTCGGGCCAAGGCGACCGACGACACGAGCTTCAGGTCGAAGCCGGCCACGCCCAGATGATACATCAGCACGCGGTGATAATTGCCGGTTGCCTCAAAGCCGATCCGGACTTGCATATTGTACTCCCGCAAGATCCCAATCAGCCGCTGGAAATCATCGGTGGTATTGGTGATCGTCAGGCGTCGACGGCGCGTTTTTCCGGGAGCGGCAATCAGCACCTCGTGCCGGTGTTTGGAAATGTCGATGCCTACCAGAACGCAGGCATCCGAAGTATGCTCAACCTTGGCCATAGCCGGTCTCCTCTGTGGTGTGGTTCGCAAAACCACCATAGAGACCTGAGACCCGGTTATGGCCACCTGCTGCGCAAAATGGGGCTGCGCAGGCGGCCATAACCTCTAACGGCGTATCATTCCCAACATGCTACGGGCTACCGTTCGCTTCACCAAACGGGCTCTACAATCTGTCGAAGCTATCGGTCTTCTGGTTGAGGCTTGGCATTGTGATCGAGCGCATCAAACCCGGCCATCCCCAGCAGAACGGTCGGCATGAGCGAATGCATCTGACATTGAAGAAGGAGGCAACGAGACCGCCCGAACGTAACCTGTTTCAGCAACAGGTGCGCTTCGATGCATTTCTCAGCGAATTCAATGGTGAAAGGCCACATGAGGCGATCGGCATGAAAGTGCCTGCCGACCTCTATACCGCCTCTTCGCGACCCTACCTCGGCCTGCCGGAAATCGATTATCCCTTCCATGATCGCGACATCATCATCACCAATTGCGGACGCGCCTGCCTCTATCGAAAGAAGATCAACATCTCGACCGTGCTGGCAGGGCAGAAACTGGGATTAAAGGAGGTGGAAGACGGCATTTGGCTCGTCAGCTTCATGCACTATGATCTGGGATATATCGACCTGGAACAGAGAACGCTCCAAACCATCGACAAGCCTCGTCGCGCACGAGATTGTCACCTATGTCTTAGGTACAAACTGTTACCTATGTCTTCGGTTCGGACAGAGGGCAAGTGGCGGAGAGGGTGGGCCTGATATCCAACCTTCTCTGAATTTCAACACCTGAAATC
Encoded proteins:
- a CDS encoding DUF3800 domain-containing protein, which translates into the protein MTVRTLYFDESGYTGYNLLDSAQPVFAISSADISNDAAEAILRESFPSYRGVEFKFSNIWRTNARSGLLTFARHLEPFADTAFTYMIDKRFGVLTKIVDFLIEPLVTNGGYDFYADGFCWKYCNYIHYGLTEFAPPELLDRLLTIYQDFSRNPTPQTLAVLQSQLRLIAQSLEEPVQIFIGQMADGAEAFEHFTDLETFKSSNELHTTSMVAIISHWRQRHSEDFAVVHDASSTFLRQRRMWKNITSPNVPEQIHRGGDGSETPFPLRVVSTEAADSKDHFAIQFCDVLAGLCVKHFGSSANDPDRAFLDEVIQAGLGTLSYNGIRPSTIFPDQIPPRPLSGPDVVDQLAMLIRDSERRRS
- a CDS encoding Fic family protein, coding for MPVTYIHDLPEWPAFSWDEKAVSARLASVRHRQGRLIGRMEALGFALRSEAVLQTLTQDVVQSSDIEGEVLDVEQVRSSIARRLGMDIAGLIPADRDVEGVVEMMLDATQRFEQPLTRERLFDWHASLFPTGRSGMGRISVAAWRDDAHGRMQVVSGAYGREKVHYQAPKADCLEKEMADFFDWFESGPKMDLVLKAAVAHLWFVTIHPFDDGNGRIARAIADLMLARSEGSAQRFYSMSAQIRIERKSYYDILESTQKGVLDITPWLAWFLDCLDRAFDHAEETLSKVLTKAQFWERHVGEGFNERQRDMLMRLMDGFSGKLTSGKWAKIEKCSPDTALRDINDLVQRGILFKEPGGGRSTSYALSDQGDK
- a CDS encoding IS110 family transposase, with the translated sequence MAKVEHTSDACVLVGIDISKHRHEVLIAAPGKTRRRRLTITNTTDDFQRLIGILREYNMQVRIGFEATGNYHRVLMYHLGVAGFDLKLVSSVALARTREALHNSWDKNDPKDAQVILHMLQIGAVQIFQDPMVAGTNDIQELSKTHDAVSRAKTELWHRILTHYLPLYFPEAERFHRSSRSDWFLAFLEMFPSPHMISAMSKEQFIKAAWDVVGRKVEKTRMLSDVYETAKASTGLPVSPESDAIRMFRMMLAEGRSLIRQRNAIEDRAVELLADRPDYQLLCTIPGIGPINALTVLAETGDLRRFRHHRQFLKFCGMDLATVQSGMFRGRSKISKYGNARLRRTLWLAAQTAVLHKANGFRDKFERYIAQDRHNPDLRRKAYTAIAAKMARTIHAVIKSGESYRPFFEGTSPGGRTPLWRAVEAGSRPRR